One window of Fusarium keratoplasticum isolate Fu6.1 chromosome 2, whole genome shotgun sequence genomic DNA carries:
- a CDS encoding Semialdhyde-dh domain-containing protein, with the protein MLSATSVAMRAGARRVVRSSAPLLNSARNLSSSRSLVASPARDRVTSARGVFQAVASKQLRGYATTTNPNPPLGKKNASNDVPSRIGLIGARGYTGQALIDLLNNHPYMDLRHVSSRELNGKELEGYTKRKIIYENLSPEDVARLDKDVDCWIMALPNSVCKPYVEALGDSKSVIVDLSADYRFDDTWAYGQPELTKRSNITQSTRISNPGCFATGSQLAIAPLLEHIEGQPVVFGVSGYSGAGTKPSPKNDVNLLKDNLIPYSLTGHIHEGEISRHLGTPVAFIPHVVSWFQGIHLTVNIPLNKTMTSRDIRQLYQDRYAGEKLIKVVGEAPLVKDISKKHGVEIGGFAVDKTGKRVIVCATIDNLNKGASTQCLQNMNLALGYAEYEGIPIM; encoded by the exons ATGCTCTCTGCCACCTCCGTGGCCATGCGCGCCGGCGCCCGCCGAGTCGTTCGCTCGTCTGCTCCCCTCCTCAACAGCGCTCGAAACCTCTCGTCTTCGAGGAGCCTGGTGGCTTCGCCCGCTCGTGATCGTGTCACCTCCGCCCGAGGAGTCTTCCAAGCCGTGGCGAGCAAGCAGCTACGGGGCTACGCCACCACGACAAACCCCAACCCGCCTCTGGGCAAGAAGAATGCCTCCAACGACGTCCCTTCTCGTATCGGTCTTATTGGCGCCCGAGGATACACTGGTCAAGCCCTGATCGATCTGCTCAACAACCATCCTTACATGGACCTTCGACATGTGTCTTCGCGAGAGCTCAAtggcaaggagcttgagggaTATACCAAGCGCAAGATCATCTACGAGAACCTATCCCCCGAGGATGTCGCCCGGCTGGACAAGGACGTCGACTGCTGGATCATGGCTCTTCCCAACTCTGTGTGCAAGCCCTACGTGGAAGCCCTCGGCGATAGCAAGAGCGTCATTGTCGATCTCTCGGCCGATTACCGCTTTGACGATACCTGGGCCTATGGCCAGCCTGAGCTCACAAAGCGGTCCAACATTACTCAGTCTACCAGAATCTCAAATCCTGGCTGTTTTGCTACCGGCTCTCAGCTTGCCATTGCCCCTCTACTCGAGCACATTGAAGGCCAGCCTGTCGTCTTTGGTGTGTCGGGCTACTCTGGCGCAGGAACCAAGCCATCTCCCAAGAACGacgtcaacctcctcaaaGACAACCTCATCCCTTACAGCCTGACGGGCCACATTCACGAAGGCGAGATCAGCCGTCATCTTGGCACCCCCGTTGCCTTTATCCCGCACGTCGTCTCTTGGTTCCAGGGCATCCATCTCACCGTCAACATCCCCCTCAACAAGACCATGACTTCACGCGACATCCGACAGCTCTACCAGGACCGCTACGCCGgtgagaagctcatcaaggtTGTGGGCGAGGCGCCTCTTGTGAAGGATATCTCCAAGAAGCATGGAGTTGAGATTGGAGGCTTCGCCGTTGACAAGACCGGCAAGCGCGTGATTGT TTGCGCCACGATAGATAACCTGAACAAGGGAGCTAGCACTCAGTGCTTGC AAAACATGAACCTTGCGCTTGGCTACGCCGAGTATGAGGGCATTCCCATCATGTAA
- a CDS encoding Fructose-bisphosphatase, with amino-acid sequence MASNGNKMHESEKVNTNIVTLTRFLTEEQAKHPEATGDFTLLCHALQFSFKSIAYYIRRATLVNLTGLAGSSNITGDDQKKLDVISNDLFIEAMRSSGKCSLLVSEEEDEIIYFRDAKDAHYAVACDPIDGSSNLDAGVSVGTIFGIHKLPPGSKGCKEDILKPGTELLAAGFTMYGASAQLVITMRGGTVNGFTLDNGIGEFILSHPDMRLPKSRAIYSVNEGNSLYWEDKTIGYFNSLKLAQENGKPYSSRYIGSMVADAYRTLLYGGIFAYPADKKSPKGKLRILYECAPMALVFENAGGQAVDSNMKRMLEVVPEHIHDRAGIFMGSYDEVERVKAFHK; translated from the exons ATGGCTTCCAACGGTAACAAGATGCACGAGTCCGAGAaggtcaacaccaacattGTGACCCTCACTCGCTTCCTCACTGAGGAGCAGGCCAAGCACCCTGAGGCTACTGGTGACTTTAC CCTGCTTTGCCACGCTCTCCAGTTCTCTTTCAAGTCCATCGCCTACTACATCCGACGCGCCACCCTCGTCAACCTAACTGGTCTGGCTGGTTCCTCCAACATCACCGGCGAcgaccagaagaagctcgacgTCATCTCCAATGACCTCTTCATTGAGGCCATGCGCTCCTCGGGCAAGTGTTCGCTGCTCGtctctgaggaggaggacgagatcATCTACTTCCGCGACGCCAAGGACGCTCACTATGCCGTCGCCTGCGACCCCATTGACGGTTCTTCCAACCTGGACGCTGGTGTCTCTGTCGGCACCATCTTTGGTATTCACAAGCTTCCTCCCGGTTCCAAGGGCTGCAAGGAGGATATCCTGAAGCCCGGAACTGAGCTGCTGGCTGCCGGTTTCACCATGTACGGTGCCTCGGCCCAGctcgtcatcaccatgcGCGGCGGCACCGTCAACGGTTTCACCCTTGACAACGGTATCGGCGAGTTCATTCTGTCGCACCCCGACATGCGCCTCCCCAAGTCGCGTGCCATCTACTCTGTCAACGAGGGTAACTCCTTGTACTGGGAGGACAAGACGATTGGCTACTTCAACTCGCTCAAGCTGGCCCAGGAGAACGGCAAGCCCTACAGCTCGCGTTACATTGGTTCCATGGTTGCCGACGCTTACCGAACCCTGCTTTACGGAGGTATCTTTGCTTACCCCGCCGACAAGAAGAGccccaagggcaagctcCGTATCCTGTACGAGTGCGCGCCCATGGCTCTTGTGTTTGAGAATG CTGGTGGCCAGGCTGTCGACAGCAACATGAAGCGAATGCTCGAGGTGGTACCCGAGCACATCCACGACCGAGCCGGTATCTTCATGGGCAGCTACGACGAGGTTGAGCGGGTCAAGGCTTTCCACAAGTAA
- a CDS encoding S5A-REDUCTASE domain-containing protein, whose amino-acid sequence MPSLLRALLPPVTTALALQAAAGLPSIAAKSDRIYDLSGSLTFLAVGALSLYMPRLVGPVIPGVISVLRGQGPTVLRHADWRQLVLTGAVAIWATRLGSYLFARVLQNGHDSRFDEIKTSAPKFAGAFFGQALWVSLCLSPVILLNAVPPAVLSAAVPKLLLTDVLGLTIWACGFACEVIADRQKSAWMKEKKEKLHDEDFMTRGLFSRSQFPNYFGEITLWTGIATVAAGILARQPVQLALGLSGSAGSILTTTALSYVSPAFAALLLTKVSGIPLSEEKYDKRYGHRKDYQEWKKNTPKLIPRFW is encoded by the exons ATGCCGTCCCTCCTCCGtgccctcctccccccgGTAACGaccgccctcgccctccaaGCCGCAGCCGGTCTCCcctccatcgccgccaaATCCGATCGCATCTACGACCTCAGCGGTTCCCTCACGTTCCTCGCCGTCGGTGCTTTAAGCCTGTACATGCCCCGCCTCGTCGGACCCGTCATCCCCGGCGTCATCTCCGTCCTGCGCGGCCAAGGACCGACGGTTCTGAGGCACGCAGACTGGAGACAGCTGGTGCTTACAGGTGCCGTAGCGATTTGGGCGACGCGAT TGGGATCATACCTCTTTGCTCGAGTCCTCCAAAACGGCCACGACTCACGCTTCGACGAAATCAAGACGTCGGCGCCTAAATTCGCCGGCGCCTTCTTCGGCCAGGCCCTCTGGGTCTCGCTCTGCCTCTCACCCGTCATCCTTCTCAACGCGGTGCCCCCAGCCGTCCTCTCTGCCGCGGTGCCTAAGCTCCTACTTACAGACGTCCTCGGGCTGACCATCTGGGCGTGCGGCTTTGCGTGCGAGGTTATCGCTGATAGACAAAAGAGCGCctggatgaaggagaagaaggagaagcttcATGATGAGGATTTCATGACTCGAGGGTTGTTCTCTAGAAG CCAATTCCCCAACTACTTTGGTGAAATCACCCTCTGGACAGGCATCGCCACCGTCGCCGCTGGTATCCTGGCGAGACAGCCTGTTCAGCTGGCTCTCGGCCTCTCTGGCAGTGCGGGCAGCATACTGACTACGACAGCTCTGTCATATGTGAGCCCTGCCTTTGCAGCGCTGCTGTTGACAAAGGTATCCGGCATCCCATTGAGCGAAGAAAAGTACGACAAGCGATATGGTCATCGCAAGGACTATCAGGAGTGGAAGAAAAACACGCCCAAGCTCATCCCTCGGTTCTGGTAA
- a CDS encoding CIA30 domain-containing protein: protein MADQLTYLFGVYSPWSQDLWTASDDRVRGGSSISNLTICEPPSQAIFYGTLDTKTLGGAGFASQRTKGDLSLDLSQTEGLQLDLGAGNSEQTFTFTVKDTIPERREDGRDEAGVSWEVDFEPPAEGGIIVKKWDEFRATYRGRDLDDPKPLDLGDIKRISLMMRSFFDQQDGDFKLVVNSIAAINKTCDGDESDDEDLRKPAKRDETEARPWWKLLFCGLL, encoded by the exons ATGGCGGACCAGTTGACATATCTCTTTGGCG TTTACAGCCCTTGGTCTCAGGACCTCTGGACTGCTTCTGACGACCGTGTCCGAGGCGgctccagcatctccaacctAACAATCTGCGAACCCCCTTCGCAGGCCATCTTCTACGGGACCCTCGACACTAAGACGCTCGGCGGCGCTGGCTTCGCCTCTCAGCGCACAAAGGGCGACCTTTCCCTCGACCTCTCCCAGACGGAGGGTCTGCAGCTGGACCTAGGCGCGGGCAACTCGGAGCAGACGTTCACTTTCACCGTCAAGGATACGATTCctgagaggagggaggatggaCGTGATGAGGCCGGTGTCAGCTGGGAGGTGGACTTTGAGCCGCCTGCTGAGGGAGGAATCATTGTCAAGAAGTGGGATGAGTTTAGGGCTACGTATCGAGGCAGGGACCTTGATGATCCGAAgcccttggacttgggggATATCAAGAGGATTTCGCTCATGATGCGAAG CTTCTTTGACCAGCAGGATGGCGATTTCAAGCTCGTCGTCAACTCGATCGCGGCTATCAACAAGACCTGTGACGGGGATGAgagtgacgacgaggatTTGAGAAAGCCAGCGAAGCGGGATGAGACGGAGGCGCGTCCTTGGTGGAAGCTGCTGTTCTGCGGGCTGTTGTAG
- a CDS encoding BZIP domain-containing protein gives MSVFMSQPAYAYAAAPPPPRQYSGTSSAFSASANPDEDWTKISDLAERRRIQNRIAQRNYRKKLKRRLEDLERRAGSSDDADSDKQPQKTTKSKRSPSKSQKSQPAQAKPVVAQGQFTPPMEPTDDLFFPGTYDDRARSNSPPQFTYSTYPAPDEILLAPYGSAQSYPAMTTADAYPNYLTASTVPMTLPSMTHFSDAIKRESYSSDDGLAPYMAYSYMPPMDFNAPSPYDQSNPHTPPLSHTFDHSANCSEAGFDYPTTPLSMPGSPGMMHPQ, from the exons ATGTCCGTCTTCATGTCACAACCCGCCTACGCCTACGCGgcagctcctccacctcccagACAGTACTCGGGAACCAGCAGTGCCTTCAGCGCCTCTGCCAACCCCGATGAGGACTGGACCAAGATCTCTGACCTTGCTGAGCGCCGCCGCATTCAGAACCGCATTGCTCAGCGCAACTACC gcaagaagctcaagcgCCGTCTCGAAGACCTCGAGCGCCGCGCCGGTTCTTCTGACGATGCCGACTCGGACAAGCAGCCCCAGAAGACGACAAAGTCGAAGCGATCGCCCTCCAAGTCTCAAAAGTCGCAGCCCGCCCAGGCCAAGCCCGTGGTTGCTCAGGGCCAGTTCACTCCTCCCATGGAGCCAACTGAcgatctcttcttccccggCACCTACGACGACCGGGCCCGCTCCAACAGCCCTCCTCAGTTCACCTACTCGACCTACCCAGCTCCCGATGAGATCCTCCTCGCTCCCTACGGCTCGGCCCAGTCCTACCCTGCCATGACCACGGCCGACGCCTACCCCAACTACCTGACGGCTTCCACCGTGCCCATGACGCTCCCCTCGATGACGCACTTTAGCGACGCCATCAAGCGGGAGTCGTActccagcgacgacggcctcgcgCCTTACATGGCTTACAGCTACATGCCTCCCATGGACTTCAACGCCCCAAGCCCCTACGATCAGTCCAACCCTCAT ACTCCTCCGCTCTCGCACACGTTCGACCATTCGGCCAACTGTTCAGAGGCCGGATTCGACTATCCCACCACTCCTCTGTCCATGCCCGGCTCGCCCGGTATGATGCACCCTCAATGA
- a CDS encoding Cell differentiation protein rcd1, translating into MMPAAHVYGHHQFNPQGAESSWMHQQPGAHHPHAQQQQQQVAAAAAAAVQQQQHFSRLAGAGQLPGHGQDGGHDNISEDNRRTMGFIADLLNENTREAALLELSKKREQVPELALILWHSFGVMTSLLQEIISVYTLLNPSQLTAAASNRVCNALALLQCVASHNDTRTLFLNAHIPLFLYPFLNTTSKSRPFEYLRLTSLGVIGALVKNDSSEVINFLLTTEIIPLCLRIMETGSELSKTVAIFIVQKILLDDNGLNYICATYERFYAVGTVLSNMVAQLVESQTARLLKHVVRCFLRLSDNARAREALRQCLPEPLRDATFSSVLRDDAATKRCLAQLLINLSDNVVDPGPGGVNNM; encoded by the exons ATGATGCCCGCGGCGCACGTCTACGGACATCACCAGTTCAATCCCCAGGGCGCCGAGTCGTCCTGGATGCACCAGCAACCCGGCGCGCATCATCCTCATgcccagcaacagcagcagcaggttgccgctgccgccgccgccgctgttcagcaacagcagcactTTAGCCGTCTGGCTGGCGCGGGTCAGCTGCCCGGCCACGGTCAGGATGGTGGTCACGACAATATCTCAGAGGATAACCGCCGCACCATGGGGTTTATTGCCGACTTGCTCAACGAGAACACCCGCGAGGCTGCCCTGCTGGAGTTGAGCAAGAAGCGTGAGCAGGTTCCTGAGCTCGCCCTCATTCTGTGGCACTCCTTCG GTGTTATGACCTCGCTTCTGCAGGAAATCATCTCAGTATACACCCTCCTCAACCCCTCCCAGCTCACCGCAGCTGCGTCGAACCGCGTATGCAACGCgctcgcccttctccagTGCGTTGCATCGCACAACGATACCAGGACTCTGTTCCTGAATG CTCACattcctctcttcctctaccCCTTCCTCAACACGACCTCCAAATCACGCCCCTTCGAATACCTTCGATTGACCAGTCTCGGCGTGATTGGTGCGCTGGTCAAGAATGACTCTTCCGAGGTGATTAACTTTCTCCTCACAACAGAGATCATTCCTCTGTGCCTGCGCATCATGGAGACAGGCTCGGAGCTTAGCAAGACCgtggccatcttcatcgtccagAAGATccttctcgacgacaacGGTCTCAACTACATTTGCGCGACGTATGAACGATTCTACGCGGTCGGCACTGTGTTGAGCAATATGGTTGCTCAGCTCGTCGAGTCACAGACGGCGCGACTGCTGAAGCACGTTGTTAGATGCTTCCTGCG ACTCAGCGATAATGCCCGAGCACGTGAAGCTCTTCGCCAGTGTCTCCCCGAGCCCCTTCGGGATGCGACCTTCTCGTCGGTTCTCCGTGACGATGCTGCAACCAAGAGATGCCTCGCTCagctcctcatcaacctctcgGACAACGTGGTTGACCCTGGCCCAGGTGGCGTTAACAACATGTGA